The sequence below is a genomic window from Streptosporangium lutulentum.
CGTCGCGATGGGCGTGCAGACCGCGGTCAACCTCGACGGCGGCGGCTCGACCACGATGGTCGCCCGCGCGCTCGGCGAGGACGACGCGACCGTCCGCAACGTCCCCTCCGACGGCCACGAGCGCAACGACCCGAACGGCGTCGGGGTGTTCGTCGCGAAGGGCGACGGCAGGCTGCACCAGCTCCTCGTCAAGCCCGCGCCGGGGGCGGCGTCGGCCGACGGCGGCGTGAAGGTCTTCCCTGGGCTGCGCCGTGCGCTCGTCGCGGAGGGCGTCGACAACCATCGGACACCGGTGGAGGTCGACCCGAAGTCCGTGCGGTGGTCCGCTCACGGAGCGTCCGTCAAGAACGGCACGCTCGCGACCCCTGACGAGGCGCACGGCACGATCACGGTCGACGCGCAGGTGGGTCGTGAGGCGGCGCACGCGAAGGTCACCGTCCTCGGCCCGGTCGACGGCGTCGAGCTGTCGTCCCAGCGCCTGTCGATCGCCGACGCGTCGCCCGACCACGCGGTCACCGTCTCCGTGACCGGCCGCGACGGCCAGGGCTACACGGCCCCGATCGACCCGCGGGACCTCTCGCTCGACTACGACCACGGCGTCGTCGACATCCAGCCCGTGGACGGCAAGCTGAAGATCACCCCGCTGACCGACGCGGGCACCGTCCTCACGGTCTCGGTCGGCGGCACGTCGGCCCGGCTCCCGATCACGGTCGGCGTCCAGACCCAGACGGTCTACGACTTCGACGACGACGTGCTCGCCCGCTGGCGCAACAACAGCACCGCGGCCACGACGTTCTCGGTCGACCCCGACGGCCTGCGGATCGACTTCAACGCGATGCGCAACGTGGGTGTCACGGCGGCGTCGGCGGCCCAGCGCGTCCAGGTGCCCGGCCAGCCGCTGCGCCTGCGGATGCGGATCAAGTCGAGCATCGACGTGCCGAACGGCCTGACCTACATGGCCTACAACGACGCGACCGGCAAGGGCAGTGGCATCTACGGCACCGCCCTGACCGCGAGCGACGACTGGCAGTACGCGACGTTCACGCTGCCGGCGAACACGGCGTTCCCGATCTCGATCTCGGGCTTCCAGGGCATCAACACGAGCGTCCCCCAGCAGAAGGCGGGCACGTTCGTCCTGGACCGCGTCGAGGCCGACGTCCCGACGTCGATCGACCTGCCTGCCCAGCCCGACCCGCGGTCCGACTCGCTCATCTCCGACGACGGCTCGCTGCCGCAGGGCCACGGCACGTGGCAGTTCGCCACGCTGTCGGACGTGCAGTTCACGGCCGACAACCCGGCGCTGACCCAGGTCGCGACGGCCGCCGTCAAGCGGATCCGCACGACCAAGCCGGACCTGATCGTCCTCAACGGTGACATCACCGACCGTGGCCTGCCGCAGGACCTCACGCTTGCCCGCCAGGTGCTCACCGACGCCGGGTGCGACCTCGTCCCGGTCGGCCGGGAGCCGTCGGAGAACAGCACGCCGAATCCGAAGGCCGGCTCGATCCCGTGCTACTACGTGCCGGGCAACCACGAGTCCTACGGCCTCAACAACGTCCAGTCCGACCTGACGAACTTCACCAACGAGTTCGGCCGGCCGTACCGGACGTTCGACCACAAGGGCACGCGGTTCATCCTGCTCGCCAGCTCCCTCGGGTCGCTGCGCGCGACGGCGTGGGACCAGCTCCCGATGATGCAGAAGGCGCTCGCCGACGCCAAGAAGGACAAGTCGGTGCAGAACGTCCTGGTGTTCGCCCACCACCCGGTGGACGACCCCGCCGAGACGAAGTCCAGTCAGCTCGGCGACCGCGACGAGGCCGCGCTCATCGAGAACATGCTCACCGACTTCCGCGACTCCACGGGCAAGGGCGCCGCGATGTTCGGATCCCACGCTCAGATCGCCGACGTCCACCGCGTCGAGGGCGTCCCGTACACGGTGCTGCCGTCGTCGGGCAAGGACCCGTACGGCACGCCGGACCGCGGCGGTTTCACCGGATGGGTCGACTGGTCCGTCGACTCGCGGCGGAACGCGGACCAGCAGTGGCTCGAGGCCGAGGTGCGCGCCTTCGCGCAGTCCGTCACGCTCGACACCCCGGACTCGCTTGAGGTGGACAGGACGGCGCGGCTCTCGGGCAGCATCGTGCAGCCGCAAGGGGTGTCGACGGGCACACGGGTGGTGCCGCTGCGGTACCCGATGTCGGTCGACTGGAGCGGCTCGTCCACCCTGGCGATCGGCAGCGGGAAGGCGGCCGTCGACGAGGCCCGCCGCAAGGGCAAGGTCGCGATCCTCGACCCGCGGACCCGGACGCTCACCGCGCTGCACCGTGGCTCGGTGACCGTGTCGGTGACGAACGACTCGATGCGGGCCTACACCGACGACAGCTCGCTCGCGCCGATCACGACCTCGAAGACCATCCGGGTCGGCGGCAGAAGGTGACCGACCCCGGCACGCAGCCGCCGCGGACCGACTCCCGGGCGGTCTGACACGCGAGGCGGCCTGGCTGAGGGCGAGCACACGTGTGCTCGCCCTCGGCGCTGCCCGGCCGGCTGCCGCGTCGTTCCGCCGGCCGCGGGCCGTGGTCTTCTTGTCACCCCGCCGGCTCGAAGGGACCGGCCGGAGCGGGGAGACCGGGCGACGGGCGGCCGGCGACCTCAAGGACGGTCTGCACGAACGCCTGGAGCTTGACGGTCTCGGCGGTGGTCAGCCAGAGGAGCCCGTACTCCATGGGCGGCGCGTCGCTGAAGGAGACGTAGGCGATGTCCGGGCGGGAGTAGTAATCGGCGGCGCGGGCCGAGGTGGGGCAGACGCCCTTGCCGGCGGCGACCAGCGAGAGGACCTCCTGCCAGGCGACGGTCTCGGGACCCTGCGGGATGGGTTTTCCGCTCGGGGTGGACGAGGGGAGATGGAAGTCCATCCAGTACCGGGGCGGACCGGAGATCGTGATCAGCGGGGAGTCCGCGAGATCCTCCAGTGACACCGTCTCTCGTCCGGCGAACGGATGGCCGGCGGCGACAACGAGCGCGCGTGGTTCGGAGAACACGACGGGACCGGTGGTGATGTCGGGCTCGTGGGCCGGGAGCTCGGTGAGCTGGAGGTCGAGTTCGCGTGCTCGCAGGAGTCCGAAGCGGTTGTGGAGCGGTATCTCCTGGATGATGACTTCGCAGTCGGGGTTGCGGGTCTGGAACAGGTCGGCGGCTGTGACGATGAGACCGCCGCACCACGCCGCGGAGAAGCCGACCCGCAACGTACCGGTGAGGCCGTGCCCGGCCGCGGCCGCTCTGGCGATCGCCTCCTGGATCTGCCGGTAGGCGGGGGCCAGGTCGTCGCGGAGCTGCCGTCCGACCGAGGTGAGCCTCACCTGGCGGCTGGTGCGCTCGAACAGCTCGGCGCCGACGGCGCGTTCCTGTTTCTTGATCGCTTGACTGACCCGCGCCACCGACACGTGGAGTCGTTCGGCGGTCTGGCCGAAGTGCAGTTCTTCGGCCAGGGTCAAGAAAATCTCGATGTCCCGTAATTCCATGTCGCCCCGATCCGTGAACTCCTGTGTTAACGAACCGTTGCGGGATCCGCCGTTGTTCCCGCTCTGGCCAGGGCGAATGATTGATCATGTCGCCGGCGCCCAGCGCGGCGACGACAGATCACCACCCCGATCGACACTCCAGAGAGCATGGCATGCTGAAGAACGAGAACCGGATCGACCTGGACCACTGGCAGACGCGGCTGGACCGGCTGCGCGCCACCCACCACGTCCCAGGCGCGTCCCTGGCCGTTCTGGTGGACGGCCGGATCCACGAGTTGGCCAGCGGGGTGCTGCACCGGGGGACCGGGGTGGAGGTGACGACCGACTCGATCTTCCAGTCCGGGTCGATCGCCAAGGTCTACACCGCCACGCTGATCATGCAGCTGGTCGACTCCGGCGAACTGGATCTGGACGCGCCGGTGACCGAGGTGCTTCCGGAGTTCGCCACCGCCGACCCGGCGGCGACCGAGCAGATCACCGTCCGCCGGCTGCTCTCCCACACCAGCGGGCTGACCTGTGACTTCAATCACGACACCGGACGCGGCGACGACTGCCTGGCCAAATACGTCGAGGCCGCCAAGGGCGTCGCGCTGGACTGCCGGCCAGGGACGGGCACCTCCTACTCCAGCGTCGGGTACAACGTGCTGGGCCGCGTCGTCGAGGTGGTCACCGGCCAGGTCTGGGACCAGGCGCTGAAGGACCGGCTGCTGGTCCCGCTGGGGCTGGAGCACTCGATGACGCTGCCCGAGGAGGCGCTGCGGTTCCGGGTGGCGATGGGGCACCTGGGCGAGCCCGGAGCCGACCCAGACCCGGCCCCGGCCTGGGACATGATGCCGCGTTCGGCCGGCCCCTACGGCCGGGTCCTGACCACCGCCGCCGACGTCGTTCGGCTGGCCCGGATGCACCTGGCCGGCGGCCTCGCTCCGGACGGCACCCGCGTGCTGTCGGCCGGTTCGGTCGCGGCGATGCAGCGCCGCGAGGTCGACAGCCCCGACAAGTGGACCGTCAGCGCCGACGGCTGGGGGCTGGGCTGGAGCCTCTACGACTGGGACGGCGTCGCCGGCTACGGCCACGACGGGTCGTCGGTGAGCCAGCACGGCTACCTGCGCGTCGTGCCGCACGCGGACGTGGCCGTCGTGCTGCTCGCCAACGGCGGCGGGACCCGCGAACTGTACGATGCGCTGTTCCGGGAACTCCTCGCCGAACTGGCCGGTGTGACCATGCCCGAGGCCTTCGGCCCGCCCGCCGAGCCGCCCGCCGTGGACGTCACCCCCTACCTGGGCACCTACCGTCGCGAAGGCGTCGAGATCACCATCACCCAGGACGAGGACGGCACCGCGCACCTGCGGTACGAGTTCGTCGACGGGATGAAGGACCTGTCCCCGCCGCTGGAGGCCGTCCTGATCCCGGTCACCGACACCGTCTTCGCCGCGACCGGCTCGGCCTTCGGCGTGGACGCCCTGCCCGTGGTGTTCGCCACGCTCGCCGACGGCACCCGGTGCTGTTACGCCGCCATGCGCGCCGCACCCAAGATCGCATAGAGCCGCCCCGCACCGCTTCGACCCGATCTCCGCCGTGATGCGGCGACCGGGTCGAAGCCCATCTCACCGCCCTGGACCGAGTTGAAGCCCGACTCGCCGCCCTGGGCCACCTCTTCAGCCGGCTCGGGCTCGACCCCGCCGTCGTCAAACGCGACGGCGCTCCCCGACCCGCTCCCCGCGCTCTGGACGCTCGCCATCCGGCGGCCGGGCGTGGGGAAAGGGATCTCCCCGGTGTGACATCAGGAAAGGCACGAGCACGTCCAGGAGCGCTTCGGGATTGTCCTCCTGCACGCTGTGTCCCGCGTCCATCTCGCATCCCCTGACATCGGTCGCCCAGGTCCGCCAGGGAGCGACCGGGTCGCCGTCGTACAGTTCCGGCAGGTCGTCGTGCCTGCCCCAGACCACGAGCACCGGACAGGCGATCTTCTTTCCTGCGGCCTTGTCGGCGGCGTCGTCGCGCCGATCCACGGTGAGTCCCGCGCGGTAGTCCTCGCACATGGCGTGGACGGTCTGGGGGTCGCGTCGCGCGGCGCGGTAGTCCTCCAGCGCCTCGTCCGCCACGCGGTCGGACCTGTCGGCGTACCACGCGTCCGGATCTTGATTGATCACACGTTCCGCCGGGTTCTTCGTCTGCCCGAGGAAGAACCAGTGCCACCACAGTCGCGCGAAGGTCTCCCCGGCGCGATCGAGCACCTCGCCGATCGGGGGGCCGCCGATGTTCACGAAAGCCCGCACCGACTCCGGATGGTCCATCGTCAACCGGAAGGCGACGTACGACCCGCGATCGTGCCCGACGACCGCGAACTCGTGATGGCCCAAAGCGTGCATGAGAGCCACGACGTCGTCCGCCATCGCGCGCTTCGACATCTGTGCGTGCTCCGGCTCATCCGCTGGAACGGTCGAGCGGCCGTAGCCGCGTAGGTCGGGGCAGACGACGGTGAAGTGCTCGGCGAGCGCGGGAGCCACCTTGTGCCAGGTCGCGTGAGTGTGCGGATGGCCATGCAGGAGCACCACCGCCGGACCTGAGCCGCCGTGGCGCACGCGCAGCGTCACCGGCCCGACGTCGATGTGGTCGAAAGCGAAGTCGTCGAACATCCGGCGCGGCTTCCCTCGTCCGATCACCCCAAACGTGAGGCCGTGATGACATGGTCGGACGCATTCCGTCACGTAAACGCCGTCTTTGTCTCTGATGGTGGGTGTGCGACCATGGTCGGTGAAGGCGACGGCGGAACGAGGAATCCGGTGTGAATCCGGTGCGGTCCCGCCACTGTGATCGGCGAGCGGATCCCGAACAAGCCACTGCCCGCGTGCGGGTGGGAAGGCCGGGACGAGCATCGACCCGAGAGCCAGGAGACTCACGCGGTCGCCTCCTCACGATATGGGGCGGATCTCCCCAAGAGAGGACGGTGCGCGGCATGCCGGGTTTCGGGCTGCCCGCCGTACGGGACTCCTCTGGCGATCCGGCTCCTCGCCCGCCGCGGTCGCTGTCGAGGAATGGCGGCCGCGGCCCGTTTTCAGGAGACCATCAATGGGTTTTCCCCGCTCACGGGGCGAAGCGGTGTCCGTCGCCCTCTACGGGTCCAACGACACCCGAGTACGCTCCGTCCCCCCTGCGCCGCTCGGAATCCCGGCGGTCGAGCCGTCCTCTGCTTCTTCATCCCACCGCGCTCCTCGGGTGCCGCTCGTGAGCGAAAGGATCCGGCCATGACGGCCCGGCGCGCGCGCCCGCTCCTCCTGCTCCTCGTGTCGGCCCTGCTGATGACCGGCTGCGGGAACACCGGAGCCACCGGGGCCACCACAGAGCGCGGTCCCTCGGCCGCGAACCCGCCTGTCGCGGGCTTCCCCGTCACCGTGGTCAACTGCGGGGTGAGCACCACCTACCGGCGGCCGCCGCAGCGGGCGGTGACGCTCAACCAGCACGCCACCGAGGTCATGCTCGCCCTCGGGCTGGAGAAGTCGATGGTCGCGACGGCCTATCTCGACGACCGGATCCTGCCCGAGTACGAAACCGTCTACCGGGCGATCAAGGTGCTCGCCAAGGAGTACCCCTCCTACGAGTCGCTGCTGTCGGTCGAACCCGACTTCGTGTACGGCGGGTTCAACAGCGCCTTCGACGAGAAGGAGGGACGTGGCCGTGCCGTCCTGGCCGAGGCCGGAATCGACTCCCACGTCAACATCGAAGGCTGCCCGACCGGCCCGGTGACCATGGTCCAGGTCGAGGAGGAGATCCGGACGATCGGGAAGATCTTCGGCGTGGCCGATCGCGCCGAGCGGCAGATCGCCGCGATGCGCGGAGTGCTGGATCGCGTCAAGGAGAAGATCGGCGGAATCGACCCGGTCAAGGTGTTCGTCTACGACAGCGGCGACAAGACGGCCTTCACCGCGGGAGGCGCCGGCATCGGCAACGAGATGATCGAACTGGCGGGCGGGACGAACCTGTTCGCCGACCTTCCCAAGGCCTTCGGGGACGTCTCGTTCGAGCAGGTGGCCGAGCGGGCGCCCGAGGTGATCGTCATCTACGACTACGGCGACGAGTCCGCGGAGGACAAGAAGAGGTTCCTGCTCTCCAATCCCGCGCTCAAGGACGTGCCCGCGATCAAAAACCAGCGTTTCGCGGTGCTGCCGCTGTCGTCCACGGTGCTGGGCGTGCGGGTGCCCGCCGGCGTGGAATCGCTGGCCCGCCAGCTGCACGCGGACCGCTTCGCGTGATCGAGATCGCCGAATCCCGGCCGGCGGCGACCACGACCGAGGCCGCCGCCGGTCGGGCACGCGTGCCGTACGCGCTGGTCTTGACGCTGCTCGGCATCGCCGTGGTGGTGACCGCCACGGCCGGGATCGCGATCGGCTCGGTCCGCCTGCCGTTCGGCGAGGTGTGGGGCATCCTGCTGCACCGGATCTTTCCCGCGCTGGTCGAGCCCACCTGGACGCCGGTCAGGGAGACGATCGTGATGGACGTCCGGGTTCCCCGGGTCCTGCTGTGCGGCGTCGTCGGCGCGGGCTTGTCGGTGTGCGGGATGGCCCTGCAAGCCCTGGTGCGCAACCCGCTGGCCGACCCGATGCTGCTCGGGGTGTCATCGGGGGCGACCGTCGGCGCCGTGCTCGTCATGGTGCTCAACGTCTCGCTGCTCGGCGCCTTCTCCCTGCCCCTGGCCGCCTTCGGCGGCGCTTTGGCGGCACTGCTGCTGGTCTACTTCCTGGCCAGTGCCAAAGGGCGGATGACCACCATGCGGCTGGTGCTGTCCGGGGTCGCCACGGGCGAGGTGCTCTCGGCCGTCGCCAGCTACCTCATCATCACCTCCGGCGACCCGCGCAAAGCCGAATCGGCGCTGCGCTGGATGCTGGGCGGCCTGGCCGGCACCACCTGGGACCTGCTGTGGATCCCCGCCGGGGCGGTCCTTGCCGGCACCGCGGTGCTGCTGGGTGTGTCCCGCCCGCTCAACCTGCTGCTGGCGGGGGAGGAGGCGGCCGCGGCCCTGGGCCTGAACGTTCACCGCTTCCGCGCCGCGCTGTTCGTGCTCATCGCCCTGATGATCGGCGCGATCGTCGCCGTCAGCGGCTCGATCGGGTTCGTGGGGCTGATGATGCCGCACGTGGTGCGTCTGCTGGTCGGCGCCGACCACCGGCGCGCACTGCCGGCGGTCGCCCTGCTGGGCGCGGCCTTCCTGATCGCCGCCGACCTCGCCGCGCGCAGCGTGACCGCCCCGGAGGAGATCCCGATCGGCATCCTGACCGCCCTGGTCGGGGGTCCCTTCTTTCTGTGGCTGATGCGGCGTAAGGCGGCCCGATGACCCCGGTGGGCGAACCCGCGGCGCTGCGGGTCGAAGGGGTCAGCGTCGTCATCGCGGGCCGGGCCCTGGTGCGGGACGTCTCGCTGCACGTCGTCCCCGGCGAGGTCGTCGCGCTCGTCGGACCCAACGGGGCAGGCAAGTCCACCCTGCTGCGCACGTTCTACCGGGCGCTGCGCCCGACCTCGGGGCGGGTGCTGCTGGACGGTGAGGACGTCTGGGGCATGACCGGCAAGTGGCTGGCTCGGCGACTGGCCGCCGTCCTGCAGGAGGCACCCGGCGAGTTCGAGCTGACCGTGTACGACGTGGTGGCCATGGGCCGCACTCCCTACAAGCGGATGTTCCAAGGGGATGACACCGGCGACCGGCACATCATCATGAGCGCACTGGAGGATCTGGACATCGCCGGCCTCGCCCGGGCCCCGTTCGACAGGTTGTCCGGGGGAGAGAAGCAGCGCGCCCTGATCGCCCGCGCGCTGGCGCAGCGGACCGGGACGATGGTGCTGGACGAGCCGACCAACCACCTCGACCTGCGCCATCAGCTCGACACCCTTCAGCTGGTCCGGCGGCTCGGGGTGACCGCCGTCGTCGCGCTGCACGACCTCAACCTGGCGGCGGCGTTCTGCGACCGGATCTGCGTCCTGGACACCGGCCGTCTGGTCGCGGCGGGCCCGCCCGCCCAGGTGCTCACCGCCTCCCTGCTCGCCGAGGTCTACCGCGTGGACGCCGAGGTGGATCGTCACCCCCGTACCGGAGTCCCGCAGATCAGCGTGGTGCCGGACAGCCTGGCCGACACGCGCCGCCGTTCGGAGGAGGACGGGGTGACCTCGGCATGACCCGCCTGCGGCCCGTCCCGCCCGAGTCCGTCGCCGCGGTCCTGGCCGACATCGCCGGCTTGGGGTCGTTCTTCTCCCTCGACGTCGGAGTCGACGTCGGCGAGGCCGGTGGCGCGTGGCGGCCCGTCACGGACGCCTACGTGGAGGGACTCCCGCACCTGGTGGCCGCCCGCGCGGCCCGCTACGGCACGCACGAGCTGCGGATAGCCGCCTCCATCGTCCAACTCGGTCATGCCGCCCGGCTGTGGTCCGTCGTGCTGGGCTGCGTCACCCTGCACGGCGTCATCCCCGACCTCGGCGACCTCCGGCAACGGACGGACGGGCCCGCGCTGCGGTTGCCCGTGCCCCGTGGATGGCAGGTGCCCTGCGACGACACCCTGACGCGAGTCGTCTACCGCCTGGTCATGGACGATCACCTGGCGCCGCTGTCCGCCGGGCTGCGGGTCAAGGTCGCCGCGCGGCTCCTGCACGGCAACGCCGCGTCCGCCCTGGCCGAAGCGGCACGTGCCGTCCTGCGGGCCCGTCCCGACCTGCGCGGGACTCTCACCCAGCTCGCCGCAGGCCTGCTCGGCACCGGAGACCTACGCGGTACAGGTGAGTTCACCGGGCCGGATCTGGGATTTCGGCGGCGAAGCTGCTGCCTGTACTACCGCGTACCGGGCGGCGAGAAATGCGCGGACTGCTCACTGGAACGAAACATCACATGAGAGAGGTCTGGCGGCTCACCTCAACGATGATCATGGTCGGTGTGCCCCCGGGGCGGCTTCGAGCACGCCGGGCGCCTCGACAGCCAGACATGTGATCGTCGGTTCAGGGCGGAGCCGAGTAGGCCCAGAGGAAGTGGGTTAGCCTTTGCGTGATATTGGTCGCGCTCCGGAGGTACCGATGCAGCAGGGCAAGGTCACGATCCCCGTTTCGACGCGAGGGCGCGCCCGCTAAGCAGCAGGTCGACGCTCCTCGCTTCGAAGCGGTCTCCGATCTCATGACCGTTTCCTTTGCTGAGGAGCTCTATTTTGCGTGCCCTCAAGTCCGCGCGGCTCGGCGCGGACTTCTCCAAGCTGTGGACCGCCTCGGCGGTGTCCAACCTCGGTGACGGCGTCACCATGGCAGCAGGACCGCTGCTCGTCGCCTCGCTCACCAGCGAGCCGGTGCTCGTCGCCGGAGCCGTCTTCGCCCAGCAACTGCCCTGGCTGATCATCGCCCTGATCAGCGGCGTCTACGTGGACCGGCTCGACCGCCGCCGCCTGGTCATCGCCGTCAACGTCCTGCGGGGGCTGGCCCTGGCCGTCCTGGCCGCCGCGGTCGCCACCTCGACCGCTTCCGTTCCGCTCATCTACCTCGTGTTCTTCCTGCTCGGCGTCGGTGAGACCCTCGCCGACACGGCCTTCTCCGCGCTGGTGCCCGTCACCGTCACACCTGAACAGCTGATCAGAGCCAACTCCCGGATGGCGGCCACCGGTATCCTGGGTAATCAAATCCTGGCCAAGCCTCTGGGCGGCTGGCTGTTCGCCGTCGGCGCGGCCCTGCCGTTCGCGGCCGACGCGTTGACCTTCCTCGTCGCGGCGGCACTGACCTCGGCCGTCCGAGTCCCTCCGGCCAGGTCGACAAGCGGCGGCGGTGTGCGCGAGGACATCGCCGCCGGGATCCGCTGGTTGTGGCGGCATCGGCTGCTGCGCACGCTCGCGGTGACCATGGGCGTGGCCAACGTGGCCTTCTGTGCCGCGTTCGCGGTCTTCGCGCTCTACGCACAGCAGAGGCTGGGGCTGAGCGAGGTCGGCTACGGCCTCCTGCTCACCACCTTCGGGGTCGGTGGGCTGGTGGGCAGCCTTCTCGCTTCGAGGCTGAGAGAAAGATTCGGGTCCAAGACGCTGCTCCGTGGCGGCCTGATCGTCGAGATCTTCACGCATGCCGTTCTCGCGTTCACAACCGAGCCGCTGGTCGCGGCTGGGATTCTGATCGTTTTCGGCGTCCACAGCGTGAACTGGGGGATCATCGCGGCCACCCGGTTCCAGCAGGCGGTGCCGGACGAACTTCGCGGCCGGGTCGGCAGCGTCTACGCACTCATCCAGGTGGGCGGCGCCGCAGCCGGCTCACTGCTCGGTGGCCTGATCGCCCAAGCCGTAACGATCACCACGCCGTTCTGGGCGGCCGCCGCCGCCATGACCGCCGTCACCGTGGTCGCCTGGCGACCGCTGCGCGCCGCCTGAGCCCCGGGGAAATCAATGATCACTCTTCCCGCCGAGCTCGGGCATGCCCTCGCCGCCATGGTGGCTCGTCACCGCGAGCAGGACCTGGCCAGGGCGGCCGGCCGGCTCACCGCACGCTACCGGCAGCCCATCCACGAGCCGGCTCTTCGGTCGGCGGTCGACGTGGCCGCCTACGCCGCCACCCGCATGCCCGCCACCTACGCCGCGGTCACCGCGGCGCTCACCCAGGCCGCCGTGTGCGTGCCCGATTTCCAACCGGCGAGCCAACTCGACATC
It includes:
- a CDS encoding phosphodiester glycosidase family protein; amino-acid sequence: MTSLTVALAAAATLAVSPAVAYADGSRPAPVTGGIPLIDTTEEIGPAINLQHVKALDQKGWYDAQFLTVDLSDRAVSTDLITSGPVASGGPLSVAANKAGAVAGVNGEFFDIGNSNAALGGEVQNGQLVKSADIGGRQHVGVSGDGIAQLVDLAVNATANFTGADHTILSLNAANGGGVPADGLIAFTSVWGDYSRNRGLTGVANDEIAEVLVENGSVASVTPNGPAGSGTIPDEGFVLVGRGAAATAIRALRPGDPVTLSYALADDVAKTMKFALGHGGTIVSGGQVVGGLDTSIAPRTALGFKDDGRTLVLATWDGPGGTGKGGVGIDKEARDLVAMGVQTAVNLDGGGSTTMVARALGEDDATVRNVPSDGHERNDPNGVGVFVAKGDGRLHQLLVKPAPGAASADGGVKVFPGLRRALVAEGVDNHRTPVEVDPKSVRWSAHGASVKNGTLATPDEAHGTITVDAQVGREAAHAKVTVLGPVDGVELSSQRLSIADASPDHAVTVSVTGRDGQGYTAPIDPRDLSLDYDHGVVDIQPVDGKLKITPLTDAGTVLTVSVGGTSARLPITVGVQTQTVYDFDDDVLARWRNNSTAATTFSVDPDGLRIDFNAMRNVGVTAASAAQRVQVPGQPLRLRMRIKSSIDVPNGLTYMAYNDATGKGSGIYGTALTASDDWQYATFTLPANTAFPISISGFQGINTSVPQQKAGTFVLDRVEADVPTSIDLPAQPDPRSDSLISDDGSLPQGHGTWQFATLSDVQFTADNPALTQVATAAVKRIRTTKPDLIVLNGDITDRGLPQDLTLARQVLTDAGCDLVPVGREPSENSTPNPKAGSIPCYYVPGNHESYGLNNVQSDLTNFTNEFGRPYRTFDHKGTRFILLASSLGSLRATAWDQLPMMQKALADAKKDKSVQNVLVFAHHPVDDPAETKSSQLGDRDEAALIENMLTDFRDSTGKGAAMFGSHAQIADVHRVEGVPYTVLPSSGKDPYGTPDRGGFTGWVDWSVDSRRNADQQWLEAEVRAFAQSVTLDTPDSLEVDRTARLSGSIVQPQGVSTGTRVVPLRYPMSVDWSGSSTLAIGSGKAAVDEARRKGKVAILDPRTRTLTALHRGSVTVSVTNDSMRAYTDDSSLAPITTSKTIRVGGRR
- a CDS encoding LysR family transcriptional regulator; amino-acid sequence: MELRDIEIFLTLAEELHFGQTAERLHVSVARVSQAIKKQERAVGAELFERTSRQVRLTSVGRQLRDDLAPAYRQIQEAIARAAAAGHGLTGTLRVGFSAAWCGGLIVTAADLFQTRNPDCEVIIQEIPLHNRFGLLRARELDLQLTELPAHEPDITTGPVVFSEPRALVVAAGHPFAGRETVSLEDLADSPLITISGPPRYWMDFHLPSSTPSGKPIPQGPETVAWQEVLSLVAAGKGVCPTSARAADYYSRPDIAYVSFSDAPPMEYGLLWLTTAETVKLQAFVQTVLEVAGRPSPGLPAPAGPFEPAG
- a CDS encoding serine hydrolase domain-containing protein, which codes for MLKNENRIDLDHWQTRLDRLRATHHVPGASLAVLVDGRIHELASGVLHRGTGVEVTTDSIFQSGSIAKVYTATLIMQLVDSGELDLDAPVTEVLPEFATADPAATEQITVRRLLSHTSGLTCDFNHDTGRGDDCLAKYVEAAKGVALDCRPGTGTSYSSVGYNVLGRVVEVVTGQVWDQALKDRLLVPLGLEHSMTLPEEALRFRVAMGHLGEPGADPDPAPAWDMMPRSAGPYGRVLTTAADVVRLARMHLAGGLAPDGTRVLSAGSVAAMQRREVDSPDKWTVSADGWGLGWSLYDWDGVAGYGHDGSSVSQHGYLRVVPHADVAVVLLANGGGTRELYDALFRELLAELAGVTMPEAFGPPAEPPAVDVTPYLGTYRREGVEITITQDEDGTAHLRYEFVDGMKDLSPPLEAVLIPVTDTVFAATGSAFGVDALPVVFATLADGTRCCYAAMRAAPKIA
- a CDS encoding alpha/beta fold hydrolase, with amino-acid sequence MFDDFAFDHIDVGPVTLRVRHGGSGPAVVLLHGHPHTHATWHKVAPALAEHFTVVCPDLRGYGRSTVPADEPEHAQMSKRAMADDVVALMHALGHHEFAVVGHDRGSYVAFRLTMDHPESVRAFVNIGGPPIGEVLDRAGETFARLWWHWFFLGQTKNPAERVINQDPDAWYADRSDRVADEALEDYRAARRDPQTVHAMCEDYRAGLTVDRRDDAADKAAGKKIACPVLVVWGRHDDLPELYDGDPVAPWRTWATDVRGCEMDAGHSVQEDNPEALLDVLVPFLMSHRGDPFPHARPPDGERPERGERVGERRRV
- a CDS encoding ABC transporter substrate-binding protein, whose protein sequence is MTARRARPLLLLLVSALLMTGCGNTGATGATTERGPSAANPPVAGFPVTVVNCGVSTTYRRPPQRAVTLNQHATEVMLALGLEKSMVATAYLDDRILPEYETVYRAIKVLAKEYPSYESLLSVEPDFVYGGFNSAFDEKEGRGRAVLAEAGIDSHVNIEGCPTGPVTMVQVEEEIRTIGKIFGVADRAERQIAAMRGVLDRVKEKIGGIDPVKVFVYDSGDKTAFTAGGAGIGNEMIELAGGTNLFADLPKAFGDVSFEQVAERAPEVIVIYDYGDESAEDKKRFLLSNPALKDVPAIKNQRFAVLPLSSTVLGVRVPAGVESLARQLHADRFA
- a CDS encoding FecCD family ABC transporter permease; the encoded protein is MAESRPAATTTEAAAGRARVPYALVLTLLGIAVVVTATAGIAIGSVRLPFGEVWGILLHRIFPALVEPTWTPVRETIVMDVRVPRVLLCGVVGAGLSVCGMALQALVRNPLADPMLLGVSSGATVGAVLVMVLNVSLLGAFSLPLAAFGGALAALLLVYFLASAKGRMTTMRLVLSGVATGEVLSAVASYLIITSGDPRKAESALRWMLGGLAGTTWDLLWIPAGAVLAGTAVLLGVSRPLNLLLAGEEAAAALGLNVHRFRAALFVLIALMIGAIVAVSGSIGFVGLMMPHVVRLLVGADHRRALPAVALLGAAFLIAADLAARSVTAPEEIPIGILTALVGGPFFLWLMRRKAAR
- a CDS encoding ABC transporter ATP-binding protein — encoded protein: MTPVGEPAALRVEGVSVVIAGRALVRDVSLHVVPGEVVALVGPNGAGKSTLLRTFYRALRPTSGRVLLDGEDVWGMTGKWLARRLAAVLQEAPGEFELTVYDVVAMGRTPYKRMFQGDDTGDRHIIMSALEDLDIAGLARAPFDRLSGGEKQRALIARALAQRTGTMVLDEPTNHLDLRHQLDTLQLVRRLGVTAVVALHDLNLAAAFCDRICVLDTGRLVAAGPPAQVLTASLLAEVYRVDAEVDRHPRTGVPQISVVPDSLADTRRRSEEDGVTSA